CTCAGGTCGGCTTCGCTGCGTCGCGCGACGACGTCACCCCGGTGCTGACCGGAGTGCAGCTGGAGGTCACCGGCCAGAACCTGAGCCTCGTCGCGACCGACCGCTACCGCGTGTCGCTGCGGGATGTGCCGTGGGACGGTGAAGCCGTCGAGTCGAGCGCCCTCGTCCCGGCCCGCACGCTCGTCGAGGTCGGCAAGACGTTCGGCCACGCCGGCACCATCGAGATCGCGTTCTCCGGAGCCGGCGACCGCGAGATCATCGCCTTCACCGCCGGCAACAAGACCGTGACGTCGCTGCTCATCAAGGGCAACTTCCCGCCGGTGCGACGTCTGTTCCCTGAGCAGACCGACCACTACGCCGTCGTCAACACCGGCGACCTCATCGAAGCGGTGCGTCGCGTGTCGCTCGTGCTCGACCGCGCCGCTCCCCTCCGCTTCACGTTCTCGACCGACAGCGTCACGATGGACGCGTCCGGCAGCGAGCATGCGCGCGCCTCGGAGTCGGTCGACGCGATCCTGACCGGCGGCGACGAGGTCACCCTCGGGCTCAACCCGCAGTACCTCACCGAGGCCCTGGCCGCAGTGAAGAGCGAGTTCGTCCGCGTCACGTTCACCTCGAGCGACAACGCCAACAAGCTCAGCCCCGTGCTCATCACCAGCCAGACCTCGGTCGACCAGGCGGGCCTCGACTCGTTCAAGTACCTGCTGCAGCCCAACCTGCTGCTGCGCTGAACCGGCTCCGTAGCCGTGGCGGAGACGTCGGTGCCACTGCGCTGAGGGACCACCCTGCCCACTGCCCGTGAAGAACGCTCGGTCGCCGTTGCGGCCGCGCTCGCCCAGGGCGGCGCGATGGCGGTCGGGCTCGTCGTGCTCGGCGCGGTCACCGGAGATGTGCACCCGCGCGATACCGGGCTCCTGTTCGCCCCGGGCTTCTTCTGCCTCGTGCTGATGGGCGGATTCCTGCTCTCCCTGCCCGTTCGTGTCGAGTGCGGTGCTGCTGGGAACCGCCGTGTGGTTCGCCGTCGTCCTCGCGGCTGCTCTGGCGTGACGTCGGACCGACGTCGGAGCCCGAAGGTAGGCTGACTGGCGTGATTGTGGAGCACCTGAGTCTGGTCGATTTCCGCAATTACGCGACCGCGGAACTCGCCCTCCACCGCGGTCCGAACGTGCTCGTCGGCCGCAACGGCCAGGGCAAGACCAATCTCGCCGAGGCGATCGTGTTCTTGGCGACCCTCGGCTCCCACCGCGTCTCTTCGGATGCTCCGATGGTGCGCGACGGACAGGATCATGCGATCATCCGCGCACGCCTCTCGCACGGTGAGCGCAAAGTGCTCATCGAGGTGCAGCTCAATCGCCAGGGATCGAACAAGGCGCGCATCAACGGGTCGCCCTCGAAGACGAGCGAACTCCCCCGCTACGCGCATGTGGTGCTCTTCGCGCCAGAAGACCTGCAGATCGTGCGCGGAGATCCGTCGGCCCGACGCCGATTCGCCGACCAGCTGCTCATCCAGCGCACTCCGCGCATGGCGGCCGTCATCGCCGACTACGACCGCGTGCTCAAGCAGCGCACGGCTCTGCTCAAGTCGGCGCGTGCCCGCGGCATCCGCGGCGACGCCCTCAGCACCCTCGACGTGTGGGACGACAAGCTCGTGTCACTCGGCTCCGAGATCATCGCGGCACGGCAGCGTCTCGCCGCGGATCTGCAGCAGCCGATGACCGATGCCTACGCCGCCATCGCAGGCGCCGACCACCGGCCGGAACTGGAGTGGGCGCTTTCAGTGCGGGGCGGCGACCCAGAAGAAGGAGACGACATCGCGGCCGGCGCGGCGTCCGACCGTGAGAACATTGCCGAACTCTTCCGGTCGGCGCTGACGGCGAAGCGCACGCAGGAGCTGGAAAGGGGGCTCACGCTCACCGGGCCCCACCGCGACGACCTGCTCCTGCGGGTGCGCGGACTTCCGGTGAAGGGCTATGCGTCGCACGGCGAGTCGTGGTCGGTCGCTCTCTCGCTCAGACTCGCGTCGGCTGAGCTGCTGCGCAGCGAGTCGCCGGCCGGCGATCCGGTGCTCATCCTCGACGACGTGTTCGCTGAACTCGATGCCGACCGGCGGCAGCGCCTTGCCGGGCTCACCGCGGAGTACGAGCAGGTGGTGGTGACGGCGGCCGTGGAGGAGGATATCCCCGAGGCGCTGCACCGTCACGTCGTGCGCATCACCGCGGGGACGATCAGCGACGAACGACAGCCAGACGGAGAGGAGCGCGGATGACGGAGATCGCTGAGAACCTCGCCGCCGCGGCATCCGACACTCCCGAGACGATCGCCACGTATCTGCGGCTGCGCGGTCTGCAGCCGAGCGCCAAGAACTGGCGCCGCAAGCGGCGAGTCTCGGTCGACGACGACAACGTGCCGTTCGCACCGGGCCGCGACCCCGGCACCCTGGGCGCCGTGCTCGACAAGCTCACGCGCGACTCCGGATGGGAGACCACCCTGGCGCGCGAGGACCTCGTTCGCCAGTGGGCCGACCTGGCCGGAGCCGACACGGCCAAGCACTCCGAGCCGGTATCCCTCGAGCGCGGGCTGCTCACCGTGAAATGCGACTCGACCGCGTGGGCGAAGAACCTCCAGTACATGCGAGGGACGATCCTCACCGAGATCGGCCGCCGGTATCCCGAGGCCGGCGTGGAGAACCTCCGCTTCATCGGACCCGACGTCCCCTCCTGGAAATGGGGCCCCAGAGTCGTTCCAGGGCGGGGTCCACGCGATACCTACGGGTAGGACACCATGCGAGGGGTCTGAAACGCTCAGAGGGCCACACGAGGCCGTACAGCCGCATATCCACACAAAACCCCGCTAGAATGGGACTTCGTGATATCGATGTGGAGACTGCCCTCTGATGACGCCTGAATCCCCTGCTGACGAGACGCATTCCGACAACGAGGACAAGGGCTCGTCCGCACCTGCGAATCAGCCCGCCGAGTACGGCGCCGACTCCATCCAGATCCTCGAGGGCCTCGAGGCGGTGCGCAAGCGCCCAGGCATGTACATCGGTTCCACGGGGCCGCGCGGTCTGCATCACCTCGTCTACGAGATCGTCGACAACTCCGTCGACGAGGCTCTCGCCGGTTACGCCGACACGATCCTCGTCACCCTGCTCGAAGACGGCGGGGTCCGCGTGGTCGACAACGGCCGCGGCATCCCCGTCGACCCGCACTCGTCAGACCCGTCGAAGTCCACGGTCGAGGTGGTGCTGACCATCCTGCACGCGGGCGGCAAGTTCGGCGGCGGCGCGTACGCGGTCTCCGGCGGTCTCCACGGCGTCGGCTCGTCGGTCGTGAACGCGCTGTCGACCCGCTTCGAGGTCGAGGTGAAGCAGAAGGGCTTCGTCTGGCGGCACAGCTTCGCGAACGGCGGCGCCCCCCAGCAGCAGCTCGAGAAGGGCGAGCCCACCGACGAGACCGGTACGAGCATCACGTTCTGGCCGGATGCCGAGATCTTCCGCGAGACGGTCGAGTTCGACTACGACACCCTCCGCACCCGCTTCCAGCAGATGGCCTTCCTCAACAAGGGGCTGCGGATCGAGCTGCACGACGAGCGTCCGTCGTCGGCGTACGAGGTCGAAGAAGAGGGTCAGATCGTCAGCAAGCAGCCGAGCGACGTCTTCTTCTACGAGAGGGGTCTCGTCGACTACGTCGAGTACCTCAACAAGGTGCGTCACGCGGAGGTCGTGAACGACGAGATCATCGCCTTCGAGTCGGAGGACACCGACCGGCGCATCTCGCTCGAGATCGCGATGCAGTGGACCACCTCGTACACCGAGAACGTCTTCACCTACGCGAACACGATCAACACGCACGAGGGCGGCACGCACGAAGAGGGCTTCCGCGCGGCGCTGACCACGCTGGTGAACCGCTACGCGCGTGCGAACAACCTGCTCAAGGAGAAGGACGATAACCTCTCCGGCGACGACGTGCGCGAGGGCCTCACCGCCGTCATCTCGATCAAGCTCGGTGAGCCGCAGTTCGAGGGTCAGACCAAGACGAAGCTCGGCAACACCGAGGCCAAGGCGTTCGTGCAGAAGGTGGTCGGCGATCAGCTGGGCGACTGGTTCGACCGCAACCCCGCCCAGGCGAAGAACGTCATCCGCAAGGCGATCGACGCCGCGACCGCGCGACTCGCCGCCCGCAAGGCGCGCGAGACCGCTCGCCGCAAGAGCGTGTTCGAATCGGCCGCCATGCCCGACAAGCTCAAGGACTGCACGAGCAAGGACCCGTCGATCAGCGAGATCTTCCTCGTCGAGGGTGACTCGGCCGGCGGTTCGGCCGTGCAGGGTCGCGACCCGCACACGCAGGCGATCCTGGCCCTCCGCGGCAAGATCCTCAACGTCGAGCGTGCGCGCCTCGACAAGGCGCTGGGCAACAAGGAAGTCCAGGCGATGATCCAGGCCTTCGGCACTGGCATCGGCGAGGAGTTCGACATCGAGAAGGCGCGCTACCACAAGATCGTGCTGATGGCGGATGCCGACGTCGACGGTCAGCACATCACGACGCTGCTGCTCACGATGCTCTTCCGCTACATGCGCGGGCTCATCGAGGCCGGCTTCGTCTACCTGGCGATGCCGCCGCTGTACCGCCTCAAGTGGACGAACGCTCCGCACGAGTACGTCTACTCCGACGCGGAGCGCGACGCTCTCATGACGGACGGGCTCGCGAATGGCAAGCGGCTCCCGAAGGATGCCGGCATCCAGCGCTACAAGGGTCTCGGTGAGATGAACCCCAAGGAGCTGTGGGAGACCACGATGGATCACAACACCCGCACGCTCCGCCAGATCACGATCGAGGACGCCGCCGCGGCAGACGAGATCTTCAGCGTGCTGATGGGCGAAGACGTCGAGTCGCGCCGCAGCTTCATTCAGCGCAACGCCAAGGACGTCCGCTTCCTGGACATCTGATCCCGCCACCACACCGCTGATCTCGGACAACAACACACGCACGCAGGACGGAGGAATCTTCCCGGAATGAGCATCGGGGTGGCGCGCCAGCGTCGGGGCCCCCGCTCTGCGAATGAAGGGAGGATTCCGGAGTCCGGCAGCATCCGGAGAAGAACACATGACTGACGAAGAACGCCCCGACATCAACGCGGGTCACGAGCACGGCCGCATCAACCAGGTCGACCTGCAGGAGGAGATGCAGCGGTCGTACCTCGACTACGCGATGGCGGTCATCGTCGGTCGAGCCCTCCCCGACGTGCGCGACGGTCTCAAGCCCGTGCACCGTCGTGTGATCTACGGCATGTACGACGGCGGATTCCGCCCCGACAAGTCGTTCTCGAAGTGCGCCCGCGTCGTGGGTGAGGTCATGGGTCAGTACCACCCGCACGGCGACTCGGCGATCTACGACACCCTCGTCCGCCTCGTGCAGCCGTGGTCGCTGCGCTACCCGCTCGCGCTCGGACAGGGGAACTTCGGGTCTCCTGGCAACATGGGCGCCGCAGCCCCGCGGTACACCGAGACGAAGATGGCCCCGCTCGCGCTCGAGATGGTGCGCGACATCGAAGAGGACACCGTCGACTTCTCGCCGAACTACGACGGCCAGACCCAGGAACCCGACGTCCTTCCGTCGCGTTTCCCGAACCTCCTCGTCAACGGATCGATCGGCATCGCGGTCGGCATGGCGACGAATATCCCGCCGCACAACCTCCGCGAGGTGGCCGAGGCAGCGCTGTGGGCCCTCGACAACCCGGGGATCTCCCGCGAGGAACTGCTCGACGGACTCATCCAGCGCATTCCCGGGCCGGACTTCCCGACGGGCGCGCAGATCCTCGGCACCAAGGGCATCCACGAGGCCTACCGCACCGGTCGCGGCTCGATCACGATGCGCGCCGTGGTCAACGTCGAGGAGATCCAGGGCCGCACCTGCCTCGTGATCACCGAGCTGCCGTATCAGGTGAACCCCGACAACGTCGCGGTGAAGATCGGTGACCTCGCTCGCGAGGGCAAGATCACGGGCATCGCCGACATCCGTGACGAGTCGTCCGACCGCACTGGCCAGCGTCTCGTCGTGGTGCTGAAGCGGGATGCCGTCGCGAAGGTCGTGCTGAACAACCTGTACAAGCACACGCAGCTGCAGGAGAACTTCGGCGCGAACATGCTCGCGATCGTCGACGGCGTGCCCCGCACGCTCGCGATCGACGGTTTCGTGTCGCACTGGATCTCCCACCAGCTCGACGTCATCGTGCGCCGCACGCGGTTCCGTCTCGCCAAGGCCGAGGCCCGCATGCACATCCTGCGCGGCTACCTCAAGGCGCTCGACGCGCTCGACGAGGTCATCGCGCTCATCCGCCGATCGCCTACGGTCGACGACGCGCGCGAGGGACTGAAGAAGCTCCTCGACATCGACAACGACCAGGCCGACGCGATCCTGCAGATGCAGCTGCGCCGGCTGGCCGCCCTCGAACGACAGAAGATCATCGACGAGGCCGAAGAACTCGAGGCGCAGATCGCGGAGTACAAGGCGATCCTCGCCGATGAGATGCTGCAGCGCGGCATCATCCGCGAGGAGCTGACCGGCATCGTCGAGCGCTTCGGTGACGAGCGCCGCACGCACATCCTGCATGGATTCGACGGCGACGTGTCGATGGAGGACCTCATCGCCGAAGAGGAGATGGTGGTCACCGTCACGCGCGAGGGGTACATCAAGCGCACCCGCAGCGACAACTACCGCTCCCAGCACCGCGGCGGAAAGGGCGTCAAGGGCGCCCAGCTGCGGGCGGACGACATCGTCGAGCACTTCTTCGTCACGACGACGCATCACTGGCTCCTGTTCTTCACCGACAAGGGGCGGGTGTACCGCGCGAAGACCTATGAGGTCCCTGAGGCCGGACGCGACGCGAAGGGCACGCACGTCGCGAACCTGCTCGCCCTCCAGCCCGACGAGAAGATCGCGCAGATCCTCGACATCCGCGACTACGGCGTCGCCGAGTACCTGGTGCTCGCGACGCGCGACGGACTCGTCAAGAAGACGCGGCTCGACAGCTACGACACCAACCGACAGGGCGGCGTCATCGCCATCCGGCTCAACGACGGCGACGAGCTGGTCTCCGCCCTCATGGTGAACCCGGAGGACGACATCCTGCTCATCAGCCGCAAGGGCATGTCGGTGCGCTTCAGCGCGACCGACGACGCTCTTCGGCCGATGGGTCGCGCGACCGCCGGCGTCAAGGGCATGAAGTTCCGCGAGGGCGACAGCCTGCTTTCGGCATCCGTCGCAGCCCCCGGCCAGTTCGTGTTCGTAGTGACCGACGGAGGGTACGCGAAGCGCACCGCCGTCGAGGAGTACCGCGTTCAGGGACGCGGCGGATACGGCATCAAGGTGGCCAAGTTGAACGACGATCGGGGCACCCTCGCGGGTGGTCTCATGGTCGCCGAGGACGACGAGGTCTTGGTGGTTCTGTCCAGCGGCAAGGTGGTACGCTCTGCCGTGGCCGAGGTGCCCGCCAAGGGCCGCGACACCATGGGTGTCGTGTTCGCCCGGACCACAGACGCAGACCGCATCCTCGCGATCGCCCGCAACGGCGAGCGAGGGCTCGGTGAAGACGACGCGTCGGCGGATGCCGAATCCGAGGCCCGCGAGACAGACACCCCTGAGGAAACCGCATGAGCACAGTAGCCGACAAGCTGGCGAAGAAGTCCACGCGCAAGACCACCGGCAAGCAGGTGCGTCTGCGTCTGGTGTACGTGGACTTCTGGTCGGCCGTGAAGCTCTCGTTCCTGGGGGCGGTCGCGCTCGCCGTCGTCACGATGGTGTCGTTCTTCCTCATCTACCTCGTGCTGCAGGCCACCGGCATCCTTGCCCAGGCCGACGACTTCGTCGGCAGCTTCACCGACGGCTCGGTGCGGCTGTCGGAGGTCGCGGGTCTCCCGCAGGTCATGGCCTTCGCGGCGGTCGTCTCGATCCTGAACCTCATCGTGTTCACGGTCCTCGGCGCCGTGGTGGCCGGGATCTACAACCTCGCTGTGAAGGTCACGGGAGGGCTGCTCATCGGCTTCATGTCGAACTGATCCTTCGTCGGGCTCAGGAACGGAAAGAGGGCGGATGCTGCGGCATCCGCCCTCTGTCGTCGACGGCGTCAGACGACGCCAGTGGTTCCCAGCAGTGTGCCGATGAGCCAGGTGGCGAACAGCGCGAGCGCTCCTCCGATCACGAGCCGGACGGATGCGCGGATGACGGGCGATCCGCCGATGCGTGCCGAGATCGCGCCGGTCGCGGCGAGGGCGACGAGCACGGCGACGAAGGTGACGGGTACGCGCCACTCCGGCGGTGGCAGCAGGATCGCGATGAGCGGCAACAGCGCACCGAGCGTGAAGGCGACGGCGGAGGAGATCGCCGCGTGCCACGGGTTGACGAGGTCGTCCTGATCGATGCCGAGCTCGACCTCGAGGTGTGCGGAGAGGGCGTCGTGGGCGGTGAGTTCCTCCGCCACCTTACGCGCGGTCTCGTCGGTGAGCCCGCGCTCACGGTAGAGCGCGGTGAGCTCGGCGAGCTCCGCCTCGGGCATGGTGCGCAGCTCCTCGCGCTCTTTGGCGATGAGCGAGCGCTCGCTGTCGCGCTGGCTGCTCACCGAGACGTACTCGCCCAGGGCCATCGAGATGGCACCGCCGACGAGGCCGGCGATGCCCGCGGTGAGCAGGGCGGCGTTGTCGGTGGTCGCCCCCGCTACGCCCACGACCAGCGACGCGACGGACACGATGCCGTCGTTCGCGCCGAGAACTCCGGCGCGCAGCCAGTTCAACCGCTGCCCGAGACCTGTTCCGTGCGGTTCGTTTTCGTGCATCGTCATGACGACAGTGAACCAGACACGGGTGCGGCAGGACGGGTATGAGGGTAGGGAAAACCCGAAGGCAGGTGTCCGGATGTCTCGGTGTCGGCGCCGTGCGGGGCCACCGTACCGTGGGGCTATGACCACACAGACTGCGACCACCCCCGCGGCGGCCACGGCGAAACCGCCGCTGAGGATCCTGCTTACGGTTCTCGAACTGGCCGGACTCGGCGTGCTCGGGGCCGGCATCCTCGCCATGCTCACCGGACTGTTCGGCGCGGGGCTCGGTCTCCTCTTCGCGTTCGGGATCGGCGCCGTCTTCCTCGTCGGCCTCGTGTACGCCCTGTTCGGCCTCGGCTGGTTCGAGGTGGCACGCGTCGATGCCCTCTACGGAGTGCGGATCGCTCCGCTCCGGTGGCGTCCGCGCGA
This Microbacterium sp. XT11 DNA region includes the following protein-coding sequences:
- the dnaN gene encoding DNA polymerase III subunit beta; translation: MRFQVNRDVFSEAVSFVVKLLPQRNPQPILAGVLIEADGAGLTLSAFDYEASARTTIEATVETPGTILVHGRLLSDIASRLPNAPIEIAVEDDGSISVTCGSARFTLAAMPVEEYPSIPEVTGTSGVVPADDFSTAISQVGFAASRDDVTPVLTGVQLEVTGQNLSLVATDRYRVSLRDVPWDGEAVESSALVPARTLVEVGKTFGHAGTIEIAFSGAGDREIIAFTAGNKTVTSLLIKGNFPPVRRLFPEQTDHYAVVNTGDLIEAVRRVSLVLDRAAPLRFTFSTDSVTMDASGSEHARASESVDAILTGGDEVTLGLNPQYLTEALAAVKSEFVRVTFTSSDNANKLSPVLITSQTSVDQAGLDSFKYLLQPNLLLR
- the recF gene encoding DNA replication/repair protein RecF (All proteins in this family for which functions are known are DNA-binding proteins that assist the filamentation of RecA onto DNA for the initiation of recombination or recombinational repair.) — protein: MIVEHLSLVDFRNYATAELALHRGPNVLVGRNGQGKTNLAEAIVFLATLGSHRVSSDAPMVRDGQDHAIIRARLSHGERKVLIEVQLNRQGSNKARINGSPSKTSELPRYAHVVLFAPEDLQIVRGDPSARRRFADQLLIQRTPRMAAVIADYDRVLKQRTALLKSARARGIRGDALSTLDVWDDKLVSLGSEIIAARQRLAADLQQPMTDAYAAIAGADHRPELEWALSVRGGDPEEGDDIAAGAASDRENIAELFRSALTAKRTQELERGLTLTGPHRDDLLLRVRGLPVKGYASHGESWSVALSLRLASAELLRSESPAGDPVLILDDVFAELDADRRQRLAGLTAEYEQVVVTAAVEEDIPEALHRHVVRITAGTISDERQPDGEERG
- a CDS encoding DUF721 domain-containing protein, which gives rise to MTEIAENLAAAASDTPETIATYLRLRGLQPSAKNWRRKRRVSVDDDNVPFAPGRDPGTLGAVLDKLTRDSGWETTLAREDLVRQWADLAGADTAKHSEPVSLERGLLTVKCDSTAWAKNLQYMRGTILTEIGRRYPEAGVENLRFIGPDVPSWKWGPRVVPGRGPRDTYG
- the gyrB gene encoding DNA topoisomerase (ATP-hydrolyzing) subunit B, yielding MTPESPADETHSDNEDKGSSAPANQPAEYGADSIQILEGLEAVRKRPGMYIGSTGPRGLHHLVYEIVDNSVDEALAGYADTILVTLLEDGGVRVVDNGRGIPVDPHSSDPSKSTVEVVLTILHAGGKFGGGAYAVSGGLHGVGSSVVNALSTRFEVEVKQKGFVWRHSFANGGAPQQQLEKGEPTDETGTSITFWPDAEIFRETVEFDYDTLRTRFQQMAFLNKGLRIELHDERPSSAYEVEEEGQIVSKQPSDVFFYERGLVDYVEYLNKVRHAEVVNDEIIAFESEDTDRRISLEIAMQWTTSYTENVFTYANTINTHEGGTHEEGFRAALTTLVNRYARANNLLKEKDDNLSGDDVREGLTAVISIKLGEPQFEGQTKTKLGNTEAKAFVQKVVGDQLGDWFDRNPAQAKNVIRKAIDAATARLAARKARETARRKSVFESAAMPDKLKDCTSKDPSISEIFLVEGDSAGGSAVQGRDPHTQAILALRGKILNVERARLDKALGNKEVQAMIQAFGTGIGEEFDIEKARYHKIVLMADADVDGQHITTLLLTMLFRYMRGLIEAGFVYLAMPPLYRLKWTNAPHEYVYSDAERDALMTDGLANGKRLPKDAGIQRYKGLGEMNPKELWETTMDHNTRTLRQITIEDAAAADEIFSVLMGEDVESRRSFIQRNAKDVRFLDI
- the gyrA gene encoding DNA gyrase subunit A; translation: MTDEERPDINAGHEHGRINQVDLQEEMQRSYLDYAMAVIVGRALPDVRDGLKPVHRRVIYGMYDGGFRPDKSFSKCARVVGEVMGQYHPHGDSAIYDTLVRLVQPWSLRYPLALGQGNFGSPGNMGAAAPRYTETKMAPLALEMVRDIEEDTVDFSPNYDGQTQEPDVLPSRFPNLLVNGSIGIAVGMATNIPPHNLREVAEAALWALDNPGISREELLDGLIQRIPGPDFPTGAQILGTKGIHEAYRTGRGSITMRAVVNVEEIQGRTCLVITELPYQVNPDNVAVKIGDLAREGKITGIADIRDESSDRTGQRLVVVLKRDAVAKVVLNNLYKHTQLQENFGANMLAIVDGVPRTLAIDGFVSHWISHQLDVIVRRTRFRLAKAEARMHILRGYLKALDALDEVIALIRRSPTVDDAREGLKKLLDIDNDQADAILQMQLRRLAALERQKIIDEAEELEAQIAEYKAILADEMLQRGIIREELTGIVERFGDERRTHILHGFDGDVSMEDLIAEEEMVVTVTREGYIKRTRSDNYRSQHRGGKGVKGAQLRADDIVEHFFVTTTHHWLLFFTDKGRVYRAKTYEVPEAGRDAKGTHVANLLALQPDEKIAQILDIRDYGVAEYLVLATRDGLVKKTRLDSYDTNRQGGVIAIRLNDGDELVSALMVNPEDDILLISRKGMSVRFSATDDALRPMGRATAGVKGMKFREGDSLLSASVAAPGQFVFVVTDGGYAKRTAVEEYRVQGRGGYGIKVAKLNDDRGTLAGGLMVAEDDEVLVVLSSGKVVRSAVAEVPAKGRDTMGVVFARTTDADRILAIARNGERGLGEDDASADAESEARETDTPEETA
- a CDS encoding DUF3566 domain-containing protein, translating into MSTVADKLAKKSTRKTTGKQVRLRLVYVDFWSAVKLSFLGAVALAVVTMVSFFLIYLVLQATGILAQADDFVGSFTDGSVRLSEVAGLPQVMAFAAVVSILNLIVFTVLGAVVAGIYNLAVKVTGGLLIGFMSN
- a CDS encoding VIT1/CCC1 transporter family protein, whose amino-acid sequence is MTMHENEPHGTGLGQRLNWLRAGVLGANDGIVSVASLVVGVAGATTDNAALLTAGIAGLVGGAISMALGEYVSVSSQRDSERSLIAKEREELRTMPEAELAELTALYRERGLTDETARKVAEELTAHDALSAHLEVELGIDQDDLVNPWHAAISSAVAFTLGALLPLIAILLPPPEWRVPVTFVAVLVALAATGAISARIGGSPVIRASVRLVIGGALALFATWLIGTLLGTTGVV